The Pseudanabaena sp. ABRG5-3 genome includes the window AAACATTCCATTTGTCTAGGACAAATGGAATGTTTAGAAATTATTTAGTCAGCGCAGCATCCAAAACTTTGGTATAGGCGATTTTATCGGTATTATTGCGATGTTGAGCGAGAATTTTGCCAGTGGCAGGATCGACAATGGTGAGGGAACCAGTTTGAGTTTTATTCTCCGCCAAAAATTTGCTCAGTCCTAGCTCTTGCGCCTTTGCTTCGGCGGCGGCTGTAGTGGATTTGTCCGATACATCTAGCACCACAAATTCAACCTTGCCCTCATATTCTTTCTTCAGTTCAGAGACGGTTGGGGCAATATTTTGGCATTTTGAACACCAACTCGCATAGACATCAATCACGACGGGCTTACCTTGCAGCTTTTGCGCTAAAGGTGCGCCAATAGAAGCGGCAGAGGCAGATTTAGCGGCACAAGGATCGGCTTTTTTAGCGGCACAAGGATCGGCTTTTTTAGCGGCACAAGGATCGGGCTTAGTTGCGGTAGTGGTGGTGCTGGCAGTATTTTTGGGCGCTTCAGGCGTAGCGCAACCAATAAACACGCCTGTACTCAAGAGCGCGATCGCTGCTAATGAAGCCAGATACTTAATTTTCATGTAGTTCTTTCCTGTTTAGAATATCGTTAGGTAAAAGTAAATGGATTGAGAGTAAGCGAAAACGCCTTATCTTTTAGCTAAGGCTGCATCTAAGACCTTGGTATAGGTAGCTTTATTGGCATTGTTGCGATGTTGTGACAAGATTTTGCCCGTGGATGGATCGACAATAGTTAACGAACCTGTTTGCGTCTTATTGGCAGCAAAGAAACTACCAAGTCCTAGCTCCTTGGCGATCGCCTCTGATTGAGCCGTGGTTGCTCTATCAGATACATCTAGCACCACGAAATTAACCTTGCCCGCATATTGTTGTTTTAATTGGGAAATAGTTGGCGCAATATTTTTGCAAGCAGAACACCAACTAGCATAAATATCAACCACAACGGGCTTGCCTTGTAACTTCTTAGCAAGAGCGCCGCCGACAGAATTTGATTGGGCATGGGCGGATTCACCTGCGATCGCCTCAGACAGAGATTGTTGAGATTCTGGCTTTACTAGAGCGATCGCTGTGCCAACGGTTAACAAGACTATCGCCGCCAAAGTTGGCAAATACTTAACTTTCATGGAAATTGCTCAGATGAAATATGGGACTGGATTAAAGACTGAATTTATTAAAGTTGTCAAAAATGAGTGTCAGATGAGGAGTAGATGGATATTACATAAAGCTTGCAGACAATTACAGCACTTTGCGCTGTATCGTAATTTTCGGCAATCGCGATCAATGTCACGGTGGTAACGGTAAATTAGTAGTTAGAACCAACAGCAAAAGCAAAACTAGATATGTTTGATGAAATCGCCGATAAATTTGAGGCGGCTTGGAAAAAGTTACGCGGACAGGACAAAATCTCGGACTCTAATATACAGGGCGCGATTCGTGAAGTACGCAGGGCGCTATTAGAGGCAGATGTCAACTTACAGGTTGTCAAAGAATTTGTCGAAGAAATCTCCAAACAGGCTCAAGGGGCTGATGTGATCGCAGGTGTGCGCCCCGATCAGCAATTTATCAAGATCGTCTATGACGAATTGGTAAAGACAATGGGCGAGGCAAATGTGCCACTTGCCGAAGCCGCTAATGCGCCTACGGTAATCTTGATGGCAGGTTTGCAGGGTACGGGTAAAACAACTGCAACAGCAAAATTAGCTTTACATTTACGCAAACTAGAGCGCACGGCTTTACTGGTGGCGACTGACGTATATCGTCCTGCGGCGATCGATCAGTTGCTCACCCTTGGTAAGCAAATTAATGTGCCAGTCTTTGAAATGGGTGCTGATGCCGACCCTGTAGAGATTGCTAAGCAAGGTTTAGCCAAGGCGAAGGAACTAGGCGTGAATACCGTGATCGTCGATACGGCTGGACGCTTGCAGATTGATCGCGACATGATGGATGAACTCAAGCGCGTCAAGGATGCGATCAAACCCGATGAAGTGCTACTCGTTGTCGATGCGATGACAGGACAAGAGGCGGCGACCTTGACCCGCACTTTCCATGATGAGATCGGCGTTACAGGCGCAATTCTCACCAAAATGGATGGCGATACTCGCGGTGGCGCAGCACTATCGGTGCGACAGATTTCGGGACAGCCGATTAAATTCATCGGTGTGGGCGAAAAGGTGGAAGCACTGCAACCCTTCTATCCTGAGCGCATGGCTTCGCGAATTTTGGGCATGGGCGATGTGCTGACGTTGGTGGAGAAGGCGCAGGAAGAAATTGACATTACCGATGCTGCGAAACTTCAAGAAAAGATTCTGAGCGCTAAGTTCGACTTTGACGACTTCCTGAAGAACACCCGCATGATGAAAAACATGGGTTCCTTTGGCGGAATGTTGAAGATGCTGCCCGGAATGAAAATCAATGACGCGCAAATTCAAGAAGCAGAAAAGCAACTCAAGCGTTGTGAGTCAATGATTGCGTCAATGACGAAGCAGGAGCGCAAAGATCCTGATCTTATTGCCAAGAGTCCTAGCCGTAAACAACGGATTGCCAATGGTTCGGGGTACAAGCTTCAGGATGTGACGAAGCTGGTTGCGGATTTCCAGAAGATGAGAGCTTTGATGCAGCAAATGGGACAGGGCAAGATGCCCAACTTCCCAGGTATGCCAAATATGGGCGGCGGCTTCCCAGGTATGGGAGGAAATCAAGCACCATCAGGTAATCCTGCCTATGGCAAGAAGAAGAAAAAGAAAAAGGGATTTGGCGAATTGTAAGGCTGATTTCTCAAGGTGATGTAGAGGCAATTCATGAATTACCTCTACATTCCTAAAGATACAATCTTGAATAAAGGAGAAGTAAATGACACAATCAATTGCTACACCATCAGCAGAGCGAGTCAGTTTGTATGATCGCGATCTCGATTTATGGTTAGAGATAGCGATCGCGCAGTTGAAAGCTGGCGATTTCAATAATCTTGATGTTGAGAACTTAATCGAGGAGTTAGAAGGTTTGTCGGGCAGTCATAAACGTGAAGTCGAGACCAGACTCAAAAGGTTAATCGAACATATTCTAAAACGCTGCTATGTCGATATGCCTGACTGTTTTAGAGGATGGGAAGTCACGATCATTAACCAACGCGATGAACTTAAAAAACTTCTAAAGCAATCTCCCAGCCTCAAACGACACTTCATGCATTCCTTTGATGATTCGTTTGCTACTGCTCTAGAGATAGTAAGAGTTGAATATGATACAGATTTTCCTGATACATGGCAGTTTAGCTGTGATCTTGACATGGTGCTGAGTGCTAAGTTTTGGGAATCTTAAACAACCTAAATCGCCAAACTAAATCGCCAAATAAGTGCAAGTGAATACAGTATTAACAGTCTTAAAATTAGCAAGTCTCGAACAAGCCATCCAAAGTAGCCGCCAAGAAAATTAAAGCACCATCACTGGGTGGCTAATCGATTAATTTCGAGATTGAAATTTAATTCAAAATTATTAATTGAGTAGGTTGAATCAATTGCTATGGGTAAAATGAAAGATGATCGGGAGTCAGCACCTGCTTTATATGCGCTCCTAGATTTGAGAGAGAAACTAAAAGAGTTACAAGAACTTAGTCCCGAAGTTGAGTTAAATCTAAAAAAGACTTTTCAGCTTCTTGTTACAAAGCCTAACAGCTACAACAGATATCCTGAAATTATCAGGGCAGGTGTAGAATCTCCAACTTGGAGGGAATATAGTGAGCATCCTTACCCTCGTGAGTATGGCACTGGTCGGCTAATGTGGGATGGGTTCTGAAACGTCCATTTCATGCCGACAAAAAAGACGCAAATACGTCGATCCCGATTTAGCTGACCAGTGCCCGTGAGTATATTTGTTTATGGTGTAAAGAAAAGTGGACTATAAGAAATAGTGACATTAAGCATCAATCGAATTGTCCAAATTCTTGCAATGTCAATACGATCTGAAATTTAGATCTAATGCTACATAAAAAGATTTAGCTACGCTCAAGTTTATTGAGGCTATAGGCAATCAATAATTTAAATTCTAAGAGACCAATCACCAATCACCAATTACCAATTACCAAATAAAAAATGCAACCAAAAATTATTATTCATGGCGGTGCTGGTAGTACTGTCGAAAGTAAAGGCGGCTATGAACCTGTCCGCAAATCTCTGTTTGCCGTTCTGGAAACTGTTTATCCGATGTTACTCGATGGCGCGAAGGCGATCGATGCGGTGGTCAAGGCTTGTCAAATGCTCGAAGATGATCCACGATTTAATGCGGGGACTGGCTCAGTATTGCAGTCCGATGGTCAAATCCGCATGAGTGCTTCGATTATGGATGGCGATCGCCAAAGTTTTAGTGGTGTCATCAATACCGCAAGAGTGAAAAATCCCATTGATCTTGCTAAGCACCTGCAAACTAGCGACGATCGCGTTCTTTCTGATTACGGCTCGGCGGAACTCACTCGCGAATTGGGCATCCCGATTTACAATCCCCTCACCGATGAACGCCTTGCGGAATGGGTGGAGGAGCGCAAAACCAACTTCACCCGCAAAATGGCAGATGTGGCAATGGGAACAATCGGTGCAGTAGTTCTCGATCAATATGGCAGTATTGCGGTTGGGACATCAACGGGCGGACGTGGTTTTGAACGCATCGGTCGAGTCAGCGACTCGGCAACGCCTGCGGGGAATTACGCTACCAAGTTCGCAGGTGTAAGCTGTACAGGTGTCGGTGAAGACATTCTCGACGAAGGCTTTGCAACTAGAGTGGTGGTGCGTGTTACTGATGGCATGACCCTTCAGCAGGCGGTCGAGAAATCGATTAATGAGGCGAAAGGTCGCGATCGCGATTTTGGTGCAATCTGCCTCGATGCGACTGGGGCGATCGCATGGGGCAAAACCTGTCCCGTATTGTTTGCTGCATATCACGATGGCGAAAAGATGCAAGATACACTATAAGTATCACTAGTTTTTTAGAGTTTTAGGCTCTGAAAAACTAGTTTTGATTTTGTCGCGATTAATTCAAGATGAGCTAAGCTCTTCAAGAGGCATGAACTGAAAATTTATGAAAGATGTAATCGTGATCGGCGCAGGGATGGCAGGCTTAATCTGCGCTCAAAAACTCAAGCAAGCAGGACTAGATGTCACCATTGTGGAGAAATCCGCAGGTGTGGGTGGAAGGATGGCAACTAGACGTTTGCAAGGTACTTGGGTCGATCATGGCGCACAACTTATTTCCGTAAAAAGTGACAGTTTCGGTAGGTTTATTCGCAAACTGACAGAAAAGCACATTGTGCAAGAGTGGACTCGCGATGTCTATCAGCTTTCTGCCTCAGGTTTATTTCCGCCCGATGCGGATAATCGGCATACACGCTATTGCTGTCCTATGGGCATGACGGCGATCGCTAAATATCTTGGTAGTGAACTGGCGATAATTAACAATACCCGCATTATTGGGGTAAATCACAAGGAGGCAAAATGGCAATTAGTAACCGATCGCCAAGATATCCTTGAGACCAAAGCGATCGTTTCCACCATCCCTGCACCACAGTTTTTGCCATTATTTGAAGAAGTTCTTGCTCCAGCACCAAGCTTCTTGCAAGCCCTACAGTCTGTCAAATTTGCCCCTAGTGTAACGATCATGGCGGGCTATAACGCTAGTAACTCTGTGCCTGTAGAGTGGCAAGCAATTCGATGTGTTAATGATCCCATTCTGGACTGGATTAGCTACGACAGCAGCAAACATGTCGAAAAAGCAGTACAGCCAGTTTTTGTTTTGCAAAGTACTGCCGAATTTGCTAAGCAATCGATGGAAGAGCCAGATCTAGAAATTGCGGGCAAACCCTTGCTGAATCAAGCAGGTAAATTATTAGCAAAATGGCTAGCTAGTCCTGAATGGTGGCAAGTACATCGTTGGCGCTATGCGATCGCCGAAGAATCTTTGGGGGTTTCTTGTCTATCTACATCAATTCCCTTGTCCCTAGTCTGTGCAGGGGACTGGTGTGCTGGCAAAAATATTGAAGCTGCCTATCATTCAGGACTTGCGGCGGCTGAGTCAGCGATCGAGTTGCTAAAATAAAACCCAAAATTGTTTCGGTGGGCAAAGCCCACCGAAACAATTTTGGGTTTTATTCCTATGCAAGAAGAGAGTGATGGCACTTTAACATAGGCGATGACAGCTATAAGCAAATATAAGCAAAGCAAAGTTGGGATCAAATCATAACTTTACCTTGCTAAATCATTGACAATTGATGTGATCTTTTGAGATGATTGATGATTGTGAGATTTTATTGAGCAGCAAGACTCTTGGCTAATGTAATTGTTATTGGGGCACAGTGGGGTGACGAAGGTAAAGGCAAAATCACCGATTTGCTGAGCCGCTCCGCAGATGTCGTTGTTCGCTATCAAGGCGGTAATAATGCAGGACATACGGTCGTCGTCAACGATCGCACCTTTAAGCTACACCTGATTCCTTCGGGAATCCTGTATCCCAAAACGGAATGTATCATTGCCAGTGGCACAGTGATCGATCCGAAGGTGCTTCTTGAAGAAGTGGATCGACTCAAAGATTTGGGTATATCGACGGACAACCTATTCATTGCCGAAACCGCCCATGTCACCATGCCGTACCATCGTGTGCTAGATCGCGCCTCAGAGGATCAGCGAGCTGAACACAAAATTGGGACAACAGGGCGTGGTATCGGTCCAACCTACGCGGACAAATCCGAGCGGGTTGGCATTCGGATGATTGATTTAATGGACGAAAAGCGCCTAGCGAAAAAGCTACGTTGGGCGATCGAGCAGAAAAACATTGTTTTACAAAAGCTTTATAATTTAGAACCGCTCGATGCTGACGCGATTATTGAAGAATATCGTGGTTATGCTGAGCGTTTACGCCCCCACGTAGTTGATGCTTCATTAAAAATTGATGCTGCCATCAATGAGCGTCGCAATATTTTGTTTGAAGGCGCACAGGGTACATTGCTGGATCTCGATCATGGCACATATCCCTATGTCACTTCATCAAATCCCGTTGCAGGCGGTGCTTGTATCGGCGCAGGTGTGGGACCAACCTGCATCGATCGCGTCATTGGTGTTGCCAAGGCATACACAACTCGCGTAGGCGAAGGCCCATTCCCCACCGAGTTACATGACGAGATTGGCAATCAGATCGGTGAACGTGGAGCCGAATTTGGTACAACTACAGGACGTAAGCGCCGTTGTGGTTGGTTTGATGGCGTAATCGGTCGTTATGCGGTTCGCATTAATGGTCTTGATTGTCTTGCTGTCACCAAACTTGACGTACTCGATGATCTCGATGAAATCAAAGTTTGTACCGCCTACGAACTCGATGGCAAGGTGGTTCGTGACTTCCCCAGCGATGCCCGTGCCTTTGCTAGAGCGATTCCTATCTATGAAACCTTACCAGGTTGGAAGCGATCGACTAGCGAATGTAAAACCGTTGACGAGTTACCCCAAGAAGCTAAGGAATATCTCAAGTTCCTTTCTGATTTAACGGGTACTCCGATCGCCATTATCTCTCTAGGCGCAAGCCGAGGACAAACCATTATCGTCGAAGATCCAATTCATGGACCCAAGCGTGGTTTGTTGAGAAATTAAAACTAAGCAATCATAAATTACCAAAATGCAATTACAAATTAACGCCTCTACTCGTACCCTATCCAACAATCGTACCCTCCGTCGCAATGGTCAAATTCCTGCGACTGTATATGGACATAAAGGTGCTGATTCGATCTCAATTACTTTAGATGCTAAAGAAGCAACTACTCTGTTACGTGAAGCAACGATTAATAACACATTGATCGAAGTAAATGTAACTGATGGCGACTTTAAAGGTAAAACACTATTGCGTGAAGTCCAAAACCATCCTTACAAAAACTCTATTTATCACCTCAGCTTTTTTGCGATCGAGTCGCAATCGAAGATTGAAGTAGATATTCCTCTCCACTTTGTTGGCGTACCTGTTGGCGTAAAAGTTGGTGGTGGTTCCGTTGATACCATCAAGAACTATGTACGTGTATCTTGCGCCCCTAATAATGTGCCTGAAAGCTTTGAGCTAGATATTACTTCTCTCGAAATTGGTAAGGGTATTCATGTTAGCGAAATTCCTTATCCTGAAGGTGTTAAGCCAGTAACCGAAGGTACTGCTCTCGTAGTTACTATTCTCAAGAAATAAAATCGCAAAGCAATTTGCGTATAAAAAAGGGGGCGCATTGCGCCCCCTTTTTTATACGAGAATAATGTGCCGATCGCGATCAACTTTGAGCCAACCCTCATCTTGCAATAACTTCATTGCTCTGGTGACGGTGACGCGAGTACTGCTAATAGCACTAGCAAGATGCTGGTGAGTGAGGCGTACAGTGAGACGAGTACCGCTTTCAACGGGAATACCAACCTCCTGTTTGAGCAACAGTAATATTTGCCGCAGTCGCTCCTCCACCCGTTTATTACTGACTAGTGCTAACAAGGCTTCGGTCTGCTGAAGACGACGATTGAGATGTTGCAAAATTCCTTGATAAAGCTGTGGAGATTGCTCCAGCTCAGTAAGGGTAAACCGCATCAAGTCCACATCGGATAGGGCGATCGCCTGATATGGTTCCAGATTGGTGAGGGGTAAACCAAAGGGCATAGCTTGTACGGCAAATCCAACCAGCACTTCATCACCTGAAGGATGCAGAGTATTTAGTTGCACGACTCCACGACAAACTACCCATACTTCATGGGAGTACATAGGAATAATTTGTCCACTTTTGTAAGTGTGCATGGTGCGACCGCGATAAATTTCTTCGAGCGATCGCCGCCAATCAATTACAGAAGTTTTGGAATTAAGATCGAAATTAGAAAACGTGTATGTCATATCAGCGTGAGGTAGACATTAATGATCCTATGTGTTTCTCGACACTCTCAGGTTAAGCTCAGTTTATCAAATCAATAAATTCTTCTTAAATACATATTTTGAGGATTTTTTCTTTTAAAAATCATACCTTGGAGCTACTTACCAAAGATTTCATCTGCCATAGGTCAGAGATTCATAACAATTATAAAACTCCAAAAGTAAAGAAGCGGTGCTTATGCACCGCTTCTTTACTTTTGGAGTTGGGGATTACTTGATAACTTCATTGCGATCGCTATCTCGCCAAGGGGTTTCCGCAAAGCTGGGACTCGGAGACTTGGGCAAGCCCCACTTAGCCACTAAATTTTGCAGTACATTGTCTTGTGATCGGTGGAAATCGTCGATATTTCCCTCACCACGATTGACGATCGCAAACCAAATGGGCCCATGCTGCTGGGTTTGCACCACCCCTGCTAAAGCACTGACATCAGATAAAGTCCCTGTCTTGACAATTGATCCCTTTGGCATTTTACGTCCCTCGATCGTGCCGCAGTTGCACTCACTAATTGGGAACAGATCCGCAAGGGTTAAGCCTTCGACTTGGGCGCGGTTATGTACTGCCATCAGCACTGCAACTACCGCACGAGGAGAAATTTGATTAGCTTGTCCCAAGCCTGAGCCATTAACTAAGTTAATTTCTGATATGGGTATCTCTGTAGCATTTGCGGCGATCGCCGCTACTTGTCTACCGCCACCTAATTGAGAGGCAAGCATCTCCGCCATCTCGTTATTACTAAAGGTATTCATGCGTTTGAGGATTTGCCAAAGAGGTAATGACGCATGACGAATTAATAACTTGCTAGAGATATTAGTGGAGGCAAGACTGGGGACAGTCCGCGCATTGCCAAGAATTACCAATTGTGGTTTTGGCGTTCCCGCAGGCATCGTTGCATATTGCGCAGCAACTTCTCCTTCCCATCGGCTGCTATCAAAGGCTAGGCGCAAAAAATTCGCCGCCTTTACCAAGTCAGTTTCAAAATTCATGGCAAATCTGCCTGTAACGATCAGATTGCCTTGAATGCGTTTGATTCCCAATTGGTTAATCTTATTTGCCAAAGCGATCGCTTCTTCCCACACAAAAAATGGATCGCCACCACCTTCAATGATCAAATCACCTTTGAGCGTATCGCCAACTAGATTTCCCGTTGTGCTGATGTTAGTAATAAAGCGATAGTTCGATCCCCATGTTTGCAATGAGGCAAGGGTTGTGACGATTTTTGTTAGCGATGCTGAGGGTAGAGGGCGATTTGATAAATTTCCTGAAGCGATGATCCCATCATGGGACTGAATCCATGCACCTTGGGCAGGATTGGTCAGTCCTAATTGTTTGAGTTCATTGAGCATATTCGCGATCGACTGTTTAGCCACAGGATCAGGCGTAGTATTCGCACTTACCTCTGAGGCTAGGACAGGACGGGTGGCATAGCTCATTAGCGATCGGGGTACTGTGGCGACCGCACGACCATCGAGAGCTTGGGTCGAAACCGACAATAGTAAAGCGCCAACTAAACTCCACATAGTCATAAAGAAAACCAAAATTAGATTTGTGCTTGTTGCAGCAAAGCTAGTATAGCTGTCGTCGCTTATATATTAGGTGTATATAGCGCCTTTCAAGCAAATAAGGTACAGGTTTGTTTCCCCGCCTTCGGCGGGGAAACAAACCCTCTGTACTTCACTAGACTGGAAAACGCTATAGCGCACCATCCACCTAATTAAACATAGCTGTTTCGAGTTGCTGCATCGCAATTTCTAAGTCGTCATTGACAATGGTGATGTCAAATTCATTGGCAGCCGCTATTTCCAGTTTGGCATGGTGTAAGCGTTTAATAACTTGTTCATCACTATCAGTACTACGTTGGCGCAACCGACTTTCGAGAACTTCCATTGATGGTGGCGCAATAAAAATTCGCTTGGCACTGGGAAATGATTGGGCAACCTGTCGCGCCCCTGCGAGTTCAATTTCTAAGAGAACAATTTGCCCTAAAGCGATCGCCTGATCGATGGCTGGCTTGGGAGTACCGTAGAGATTGCCTGCATATTCAGCCCATTCGAGAAATTCACCAGCATCTCGCTTTTGTTCAAACTCATCACGGCTCCAAAAAAAATATTCCCTACCATGTTCTTCCCCTGCGCGGGGTGATCGTGTAGTTGCAGAGATAGAAAAGAGAATGCGATCGGGATAGCGTTCTAGTAATTTTTGTAAGAGTGTGCCTTTACCGACTCCACTGGGACCCGTGACAACAATGAGTTTGCCTTCGCCTAATTGACCTTCGCTCAACGTTTCGTAAATTCCTGTAATGTTATTTAAATCATTTTAGATGACAGAGCCTTATGCGCTGTCATCATAACTAAGATATTTTATTGATATTTATTAAAAGTGCTACTTAAATATCTTATAGAGGTTTGCAAATGAGTATGTATACACTCATTTGCAAACTAAAAATCAATTCTAATCAGAGTTTTCGGGTTGCATTTTGCCATAGGCAAAATGCAACCCGCTATATGCTTATTTTGGGCATAAATTGCTGTAAATACTTGAGATTAAGCGAAATTAAGGCTCCTCAACTATTAAGGAGCCTTAGTTTCGTTTAATCCGTTGCGCCTTCTTTACTAATTACAAAGCGATTGGCAACGGTTTCAGGTTGAATTGCGGATAAAACGACATGACTAGAATCGGTGACAATTACAGCTCTAGTCCGCCTACCATAGGTTGCATCAACCAACTTACCGTGCTCACGCGCGTCGCTAATAATACGCTTAATCGGGGCAGATTCAGGACTAACGATCGCCACAACTCGGTTCGCGGAAACAATATTGCCAAAGCCAATGTTGATGAGCTTGATATCCATAATTTTATCGACCTAAAATCGATTTAGAGGTAATGTAGCTTCATTTTTGCAAGTATTATTGCATTGTCCTACAAAAATCGACCAGCTACGATATATTTTGTCATGTATAGCAACTATACAGATTGTCACCAGATTAGGAACATATACTTAGTAATTTTTTTATGGCAGATGACAAATGAGTAAATACTTATTTGTGATTGATGTGATCAAGTAGTTCTGTATAGTTAAAGCCCAAAATCGGAGCTTGGATCGCCCACTACGCAAACGATATAAGCTGCTAGGACTGAAGCCTACTTATACTTAGCTACTTATTTATGAAATGAACAAATAAATTAGTTGCAGTATAGGTTGAGGAGCTTTTGTTTGATGGTGGGTAAAATAGATTCCCCTATAAATTCACAATAAGCTTTCTTAAATTTATTATCGAGAATCATTATAAATCTATTTCTTTGATCTAAACTCGAAATTCTAGAACCTCGGTTGTGGTGATAACGAAATTCACATCACCGCGATAGAGATTTTGTCATTTTAGAACGAAAAGATTATGTCAGATACGATCGCACCTTCTTCTGTTAGAGATGTCGTGATAATTGGTTCAGGTCCCGCAGGCTATACTGCTGCCATCTATGCTGGACGTGCCAATCTTCATCCACTAGTATTTGAGGGATTTCAAAAGGGGGGGATT containing:
- a CDS encoding TlpA family protein disulfide reductase yields the protein MKIKYLASLAAIALLSTGVFIGCATPEAPKNTASTTTTATKPDPCAAKKADPCAAKKADPCAAKSASAASIGAPLAQKLQGKPVVIDVYASWCSKCQNIAPTVSELKKEYEGKVEFVVLDVSDKSTTAAAEAKAQELGLSKFLAENKTQTGSLTIVDPATGKILAQHRNNTDKIAYTKVLDAALTK
- a CDS encoding thioredoxin domain-containing protein; protein product: MKVKYLPTLAAIVLLTVGTAIALVKPESQQSLSEAIAGESAHAQSNSVGGALAKKLQGKPVVVDIYASWCSACKNIAPTISQLKQQYAGKVNFVVLDVSDRATTAQSEAIAKELGLGSFFAANKTQTGSLTIVDPSTGKILSQHRNNANKATYTKVLDAALAKR
- the ffh gene encoding signal recognition particle protein, coding for MFDEIADKFEAAWKKLRGQDKISDSNIQGAIREVRRALLEADVNLQVVKEFVEEISKQAQGADVIAGVRPDQQFIKIVYDELVKTMGEANVPLAEAANAPTVILMAGLQGTGKTTATAKLALHLRKLERTALLVATDVYRPAAIDQLLTLGKQINVPVFEMGADADPVEIAKQGLAKAKELGVNTVIVDTAGRLQIDRDMMDELKRVKDAIKPDEVLLVVDAMTGQEAATLTRTFHDEIGVTGAILTKMDGDTRGGAALSVRQISGQPIKFIGVGEKVEALQPFYPERMASRILGMGDVLTLVEKAQEEIDITDAAKLQEKILSAKFDFDDFLKNTRMMKNMGSFGGMLKMLPGMKINDAQIQEAEKQLKRCESMIASMTKQERKDPDLIAKSPSRKQRIANGSGYKLQDVTKLVADFQKMRALMQQMGQGKMPNFPGMPNMGGGFPGMGGNQAPSGNPAYGKKKKKKKGFGEL
- a CDS encoding DUF29 domain-containing protein; protein product: MTQSIATPSAERVSLYDRDLDLWLEIAIAQLKAGDFNNLDVENLIEELEGLSGSHKREVETRLKRLIEHILKRCYVDMPDCFRGWEVTIINQRDELKKLLKQSPSLKRHFMHSFDDSFATALEIVRVEYDTDFPDTWQFSCDLDMVLSAKFWES
- a CDS encoding isoaspartyl peptidase/L-asparaginase; the encoded protein is MQPKIIIHGGAGSTVESKGGYEPVRKSLFAVLETVYPMLLDGAKAIDAVVKACQMLEDDPRFNAGTGSVLQSDGQIRMSASIMDGDRQSFSGVINTARVKNPIDLAKHLQTSDDRVLSDYGSAELTRELGIPIYNPLTDERLAEWVEERKTNFTRKMADVAMGTIGAVVLDQYGSIAVGTSTGGRGFERIGRVSDSATPAGNYATKFAGVSCTGVGEDILDEGFATRVVVRVTDGMTLQQAVEKSINEAKGRDRDFGAICLDATGAIAWGKTCPVLFAAYHDGEKMQDTL
- a CDS encoding NAD(P)/FAD-dependent oxidoreductase translates to MKDVIVIGAGMAGLICAQKLKQAGLDVTIVEKSAGVGGRMATRRLQGTWVDHGAQLISVKSDSFGRFIRKLTEKHIVQEWTRDVYQLSASGLFPPDADNRHTRYCCPMGMTAIAKYLGSELAIINNTRIIGVNHKEAKWQLVTDRQDILETKAIVSTIPAPQFLPLFEEVLAPAPSFLQALQSVKFAPSVTIMAGYNASNSVPVEWQAIRCVNDPILDWISYDSSKHVEKAVQPVFVLQSTAEFAKQSMEEPDLEIAGKPLLNQAGKLLAKWLASPEWWQVHRWRYAIAEESLGVSCLSTSIPLSLVCAGDWCAGKNIEAAYHSGLAAAESAIELLK
- a CDS encoding adenylosuccinate synthase, whose translation is MANVIVIGAQWGDEGKGKITDLLSRSADVVVRYQGGNNAGHTVVVNDRTFKLHLIPSGILYPKTECIIASGTVIDPKVLLEEVDRLKDLGISTDNLFIAETAHVTMPYHRVLDRASEDQRAEHKIGTTGRGIGPTYADKSERVGIRMIDLMDEKRLAKKLRWAIEQKNIVLQKLYNLEPLDADAIIEEYRGYAERLRPHVVDASLKIDAAINERRNILFEGAQGTLLDLDHGTYPYVTSSNPVAGGACIGAGVGPTCIDRVIGVAKAYTTRVGEGPFPTELHDEIGNQIGERGAEFGTTTGRKRRCGWFDGVIGRYAVRINGLDCLAVTKLDVLDDLDEIKVCTAYELDGKVVRDFPSDARAFARAIPIYETLPGWKRSTSECKTVDELPQEAKEYLKFLSDLTGTPIAIISLGASRGQTIIVEDPIHGPKRGLLRN
- a CDS encoding 50S ribosomal protein L25/general stress protein Ctc, which gives rise to MQLQINASTRTLSNNRTLRRNGQIPATVYGHKGADSISITLDAKEATTLLREATINNTLIEVNVTDGDFKGKTLLREVQNHPYKNSIYHLSFFAIESQSKIEVDIPLHFVGVPVGVKVGGGSVDTIKNYVRVSCAPNNVPESFELDITSLEIGKGIHVSEIPYPEGVKPVTEGTALVVTILKK
- a CDS encoding Crp/Fnr family transcriptional regulator, whose translation is MTYTFSNFDLNSKTSVIDWRRSLEEIYRGRTMHTYKSGQIIPMYSHEVWVVCRGVVQLNTLHPSGDEVLVGFAVQAMPFGLPLTNLEPYQAIALSDVDLMRFTLTELEQSPQLYQGILQHLNRRLQQTEALLALVSNKRVEERLRQILLLLKQEVGIPVESGTRLTVRLTHQHLASAISSTRVTVTRAMKLLQDEGWLKVDRDRHIILV
- a CDS encoding D-alanyl-D-alanine carboxypeptidase, yielding MTMWSLVGALLLSVSTQALDGRAVATVPRSLMSYATRPVLASEVSANTTPDPVAKQSIANMLNELKQLGLTNPAQGAWIQSHDGIIASGNLSNRPLPSASLTKIVTTLASLQTWGSNYRFITNISTTGNLVGDTLKGDLIIEGGGDPFFVWEEAIALANKINQLGIKRIQGNLIVTGRFAMNFETDLVKAANFLRLAFDSSRWEGEVAAQYATMPAGTPKPQLVILGNARTVPSLASTNISSKLLIRHASLPLWQILKRMNTFSNNEMAEMLASQLGGGRQVAAIAANATEIPISEINLVNGSGLGQANQISPRAVVAVLMAVHNRAQVEGLTLADLFPISECNCGTIEGRKMPKGSIVKTGTLSDVSALAGVVQTQQHGPIWFAIVNRGEGNIDDFHRSQDNVLQNLVAKWGLPKSPSPSFAETPWRDSDRNEVIK